CTGCTGTTTTCTTCACCTTAGAACTTGTAGAAGACAATTAAAATACTAATATTGACTTAATACAAAGATTCTTCGTTTTGAAGAATCTTTGTTGTTTATTTCTAAAATATGTTTAATCTATAATCCGTTATGAATAGAAACAAATTCATGGAAGATTTATAAATCAGCCACTAATAAATCGTGATAATTTGCGAATTTAACGTTTAACTCTTCTGAAACTGAATAATATTCAGGATGAATCATTGCTGCCAAACATTCAATTCCATCAACTAAAGTACTTGCAGATGACTGCGTAAACATTGCAAAATCTGCTATGTACACTTGTTTATTTTTTACAGCTCTTAATTCATTCCAATTTGGTTTATCAATTAAAAACTCCATGTCTTCCATCGTTCTTTCTATACCATAACCACATGGAGCAATAATTAAAACTTCAGGATCATATTTTACTATTTTATCCCAAGAAATAACAACACTATCACCTGATGGATGCGATAATAAATCTATGCCTCCAGCATAACCAATTTGATGAGGAATCCAGTGACCACAATTAAACAATGGCTCAATCCATTCCAATAACATTATACTTTTCGATTGAATCTTATGCTCTCTTTGTACATCAACTACATTGGCTATTCTCTCTTTCAATCCATTAATGTAATTTATACCAATAGTTTCTTGCTTCATTGC
This genomic window from Tenacibaculum sp. 190524A05c contains:
- a CDS encoding ABC transporter substrate-binding protein, whose amino-acid sequence is MKVSSFMPAVTQMIYDMGLQNYLEGITFECPSIALEEKKVVVKYKLEGQTLTSEEINAIFSKTKAEGGTLYYVDEPILESVAPDLIFTQDVCDVCQIDTESVARSAYKLPKVPELVSITPNSLEDVFDNALTIAKAMKQETIGINYINGLKERIANVVDVQREHKIQSKSIMLLEWIEPLFNCGHWIPHQIGYAGGIDLLSHPSGDSVVISWDKIVKYDPEVLIIAPCGYGIERTMEDMEFLIDKPNWNELRAVKNKQVYIADFAMFTQSSASTLVDGIECLAAMIHPEYYSVSEELNVKFANYHDLLVADL